AAGATACAGGAACCAACAGCTAATCAAAGGTCGAAATAGCGGTCGTATTTTACTGCCAAGGTGCAGTTGTTTTCGACTTGCTTTTTTAAGTAACACGTGTCTATTATTTACACCATGCTTATCCGAGTTGTACGGATGAAGCATAAAAATATTAACCGCAGCCGTAAGGTTGCACAAAATAGAAAGAAATATGGCCAAGGAAGAGGATAACAAAAAAAGAACAATCATCAGTCGTGGAATAATTGTTAAAGGTGAAATAGAGGGAAATGAACCTCTTACTATTGAGGGGAAAGTAGAAGGCACGATCAGCCTACAGGAGCATATTCACGTAGCCGTAGATGGTGAAGTTAATGCACAAATTAGCACAAAGAGCATTGTCATCGCGGGTTCTGTCAGTGGTAACATCAAAGCTACGGAAAGAGTCGAGCTTCTAGCTTGCGGATCGATGATCGGTGACATACAGGCTCCGAATGTCATCCTCAGTGATGGATGTATATTCCGCGGGAAGATCGATATGGACATCGATGAAAGCAAGATTGAAGAGCGCCGCCGTTCCTCAGCAAGTAGAATGAATGCAAACACAAGTGTCAATGGAATCGGAGCTGCATTAAGTGCCGGAGGAACTGACACTGAAGGAACAGCTCGAATTCACTCTGAGGAAAAGCCAAAAGTCACAAGCACGTTTCTACGACAGATTTAATTGAGGTGCTACTTTCATCTTTAACTTTCTGCTCCGCCGATAATAAGAAAATAAGAAAACCGAATTTCGGCGGAGCAGTTTTTACCGGTTTGTTGATTTGATCGGATGCCACTAACTCTTGAGTATTTTCCAGTCGGCATATTCCTATGGCATGTTGAATTTGACACATGATATCAAAAAGAGGTTTTCACTATGCTCTTTATCTCCTGGCACAGTTGGCCCTAGTGCAGGTAGGATATTCTAGTGATAAACTAAAGGCTTTAGACACCACCCCTGCAAAGTTGCCAGACTTTACTACCTTCGAAAACCAAGCTAAAAAGGCCCTCTACGAAAATAAGATTCAAAGTAACACATTTCCGGATTACAGCAAGCTACAAAACCAACTTATTCCTTATGTCATATACAGGAATAGGAATACCGAAGGCATTCACGACCAAGACAGTGACCATCATAAAAACTGGTTGTATAAAGATCTAGAAAAACTCAAAGAGGCACGCGCTGAAAGACAGAAACTTAATTCAGAAGACAACATTCAGTCTGACACTCAAATCTACCTAACCAAAAATCCAGATGTCTTTTCCCTGGGCTTAAATTCATCTTCAGAAGGATTACGTTTCTTTGGCTTACCTCCTAGCCAAGAAGCTCATTCAAAACAAGACAATCTTAAGTTCAGTTCTTTCCCTATTGATCTACCAAATGAATTAAACCAAATCTCCAACCCCGTAACAGGGTTGTCAAAACCTCTTCAGATGGGAATTTACAATAATAACATCAAAGATGACCTAAGTCAAAATTCTAAGTCGCTTCCGCTATCCAATTCTATATCAAGGCGATCACCAGTTGATGAATTAACCAACAGTCTTATTTCTATTGGTGATATGAATGATACACTACTGACCTACAAGCCACAAATGTCTTTAACACCACAACTGCAGATCCAGAATCCCAGATTTCCTTCCCCACAACAACACCTGTCTAATCCTAATAATCTACTTATAGATAAAATCGGCACATTAGATACAAATAACCCTAATTCATCACTCTCTCGCAACTACACACCACCATCACTCAACAACGATTTCAGGCGACTACTCGATCCACCTCCCTTACGATCCCCCAGAGTCTTAGGCAACCCTAATCTTAATCCCAACAAAATCAACGACCCGCTAGAGCGCTTCTACAGATAATATTATCCCACCCTAGTAATAAGGCCAATATCGGCAATGCCAGTGCGGATGGTAAGGATAATAATCCCAGCGTCTCAGCCTTTCTTGCTTCAATTCCGCATTCAGTGCCTCCTCAGGGGTCTTTAACAGATAATTGATTATGGTATCACTCACCTTGGCCTCTCTTAGATAATCAATATCTGTCATCGTCAAGCGATAAACGCCTCCTGAATAAATCAAGTAACGAATCAATCTATCCTCA
This DNA window, taken from Candidatus Methylacidiphilales bacterium, encodes the following:
- a CDS encoding polymer-forming cytoskeletal protein, with the translated sequence MAKEEDNKKRTIISRGIIVKGEIEGNEPLTIEGKVEGTISLQEHIHVAVDGEVNAQISTKSIVIAGSVSGNIKATERVELLACGSMIGDIQAPNVILSDGCIFRGKIDMDIDESKIEERRRSSASRMNANTSVNGIGAALSAGGTDTEGTARIHSEEKPKVTSTFLRQI